From Acidobacteriota bacterium:
AGCCATTATGCCAATCCTGCTGGTCATGGCTGAAAAATTTGGACTTGTCCAGCCTGTAAAGATTGAAACCTAACGACTTACCAGGTTTTCATTCTTCATTCTCAATTCTTCATTCTTCATTGGTCTGGCATGGGTTTTACACTTCGGTTTGATCGAGGAACATTATTACTTGAGGGGAGCACTGACCTTCCAGCTTCGGTGACAGGTCTGTTTCGATTTGACCCACGCGTTGACGCGTTTCGAGCCTCCTGTGAGCAGTATCGGGAAATTGTCGAAAAATTGGGACCGGACCTGGATGCCAATCGAGCACCACGATACCAGCGGTTAAAGCTTTCTCCATTACTTTCATTTGAACCATATCCTCACCAAACGGCGGCGCTCGAAGCCTGGACCAAAGCTGGTCGCCGTGGGCTGGTGGTGCTGCCGACGGGTGCGGGAAAAAGCCTGATCGGAATGCAGGCTCTGGCAAGCTGTGGCCGAAGCGGCATGGTGATTGTCCCGACAATTGACCTGATGCACCAGTGGTTTGCCTTGCTCAAAGCGGCCTTCCCGGAAACCGAAGTTGGGTTGCTCGGAGGCGGCTATCACGATGCGAGCCCGCTGCTGGTATCCACCTACGACTCAGCCGCCCGCCAGATGGAACGGCTTGGAAATCAGTATGGCGTCCTGATTGCTGATGAAGTCCATCACCTACCATCTGAGTTTTACCGAAGCATCGCTGAATTTTCGCTCGCCCCCTATCGGCTCGGGCTGACTGCGACGCTGGAACGCAGCGATATGCGCCACCGGGATTTATTCAACCTGATTGGACCGCTGGTCTATCACTGTGACCCGGAAGATCTGGCCGGAGATGTACTGGCTCCCTACCAGATCAAACGACTGTATGTGGAACTCACCAGTACTGAACGGGAAGCGTACACGGCGGCCCAGCGCCAACGGGATGCCTTCCTCGATGCCAACAACATCTCACTGAAGCAACTCGATGGATGGAGTCGGTTTGTGATGGTTTCTTCCCGGACCATCGAAGGCCGCCAGGCAATGCACGCTCATCAGGAACTTCGGCGGCTCTCGCACGCCGCCCCAGCCAAACTGAGGGCACTGGAATTGATTCTGGCCGAACATCCACAGGAAAAAGCCGTCGTTTTTACCGAAGACAACGCCACCGTGTATGAACTTTCCAAAAAATTCCTGATTCCCTGCATTACCCACCAGACACCAATTAAAGAGCGCCACCACATTTTGACCCAGTTTCGAAATGGAACCTACCGAACCCTGGCTACCAGCAAAGCTTTAAATGAAGGTGTGGACGTGCCAGATGCCTCAATCGGTGTCATTTTATCGGGCAGTGCCGTTCGTCGAGAGTTTGTCCAGCG
This genomic window contains:
- a CDS encoding DEAD/DEAH box helicase — encoded protein: MGFTLRFDRGTLLLEGSTDLPASVTGLFRFDPRVDAFRASCEQYREIVEKLGPDLDANRAPRYQRLKLSPLLSFEPYPHQTAALEAWTKAGRRGLVVLPTGAGKSLIGMQALASCGRSGMVIVPTIDLMHQWFALLKAAFPETEVGLLGGGYHDASPLLVSTYDSAARQMERLGNQYGVLIADEVHHLPSEFYRSIAEFSLAPYRLGLTATLERSDMRHRDLFNLIGPLVYHCDPEDLAGDVLAPYQIKRLYVELTSTEREAYTAAQRQRDAFLDANNISLKQLDGWSRFVMVSSRTIEGRQAMHAHQELRRLSHAAPAKLRALELILAEHPQEKAVVFTEDNATVYELSKKFLIPCITHQTPIKERHHILTQFRNGTYRTLATSKALNEGVDVPDASIGVILSGSAVRREFVQRLGRILRRVEGKKAVLYEVITRQTREEGVAARRMKNEEQVVSG